The genomic stretch GCGGCGATTCCAGCGGCTGCACCAGCAAATGCCCGTTGAGGCCGAGGATCTTGTCCAGCAGCTCCTTGCGGAAGCCGTTCATGACGGCCATCACGATGATCAGCGTGGCGACGCCGAGCATGATGCCGAGAAAGGAAAAGCCGGCGATGACGGAAATGAAACCTTCCTTGCGACGTGCCCGCAAATAGCGTCCGGACAGCAGCCACTCGAATGGCGCAAAAGGCGGGGTTCGGACTGTCTCGTTCATGGTTTCATCCATCTTTCGATAATCCCATGATTCGGGCCAAATGTGGCCGGAATGCCTGACTTCAACGCGTCCGGTGGATAATCTTTATCCTGCTATCCGCGCGACCACTTCGGCCGGGCTGAGATTCTCGCGCGATCCGTCGCTGCGCCGCTTGATCTCGAGCTTGCCCTCGGCGAGGCCCTTGGGGCCGACCAGGATCTGCCAGGGGATACCGATCAGGTCGGCGGCCGCGAATTTCGCGCCGGCGCGCTGGTCGGTGTCGTCATAGAGCACATCGACGCCCTTGGCCTGCAATTCTCCATACAGCTTTTCGCAAGCTGCATCGACGGCCGCGTCGCCCTGCTTCAGGTTCAGGATCACTGCCTTGAACGGTGCGACCGCCTCCGGCCATTTGATGCCGGCATCGTCATGGCAAGCCTCGATGATCGCGCCGACCAGGCGCGACACGCCGACGCCGTAGGAGCCGCCATGGATCGGCACGTCGGCGCCGTCGGGGCCGGCCACCAGCGCCTTCATGGCGTCCGAATATTTGGTGCCGAAATAGAAGATCTGGCCGACCTCGATGCCGCGGGTATGCACCTTCTTGTCGGCGGGCACTTCGCGTTCGAAGCGCGCGGCATCATGGACGTCTTCGGTCGCGGCATAGACCGAGGTCCATTGCTTGATGATGCCGGTGAGATCGCCGTCGTAATCGACATCGTCGCCGGGGATCGGCAGATTGAGCACGTCGCTGTCGCAATAGACGCCGGACTCGCCGGTTTCGGCGAGCACGATGAATTCGTGGCTGAGATCGCCGCCGATGGGGCCGGTTTCCGCGCGCATCGGGATCGCCTTCAGCCCCATCCGCGCAAAGGTGCGCAGATAAGCGACGAACATCCTGTTGTAGGAACGGCGTGCCGCCGCCTCGTCGATGTCGAAGGAATAGGCGTCCTTCATCAGGAATTCGCGGCCGCGCATCACGCCGAAGCGCGGACGCTGCTCGTCGCGGAACTTCCACTGGATGTGGTAGAGATTGAGCGGCAGACTCTTGTAGGATTTGACGTAGGCGCGAAAAATCTCGGTGATCATTTCCTCATTGGTCGGCCCGTACAGCAATTCGCGCTTGTGGCGATCGCTGATGCGCAGCATCTCCGGCCCGTAGGCGTCGTAGCGGCCGCTTTCGCGCCAGAGATCAGCGAGCTGCAGCGTCGGCATCAACAGTTCCAGGGCGCCGGCGCGGTCCTGTTCCTCGCGGACGATCTGCTCGATCTTCTTCAGCACCCGAAAACCCAGCGGCAGCCAGGCATAGATGCCAGCCGCCTCCTGCCGCATCATGCCCGCGCGCAGCATCAGCCGATGCGAGACGATCTCCGCCTCTTTCGGATTCTCTTTCAGGATCGGCAGGAAAAAACGCGACAATCGCATGGGTCAAACTCAAGGGAATCAGCGGGGACACGAGAGGGGTGCAGTGAAACCGGATCGGGTACGAAAACACAAGGCCGGGGAGTGTGAAAAAGCCGCAAGAAATGCGGATTTCCGGCCATTTCGGCCCAAAGATTGTGACGAGCAAAATCCATCCGGGGGACGCGATCCCGTGCCGGAATCCGCGCCTTGATGGCGCATACGTTCATTTGATCAGGATCGGCGATTCCACGCTGAACGTGTCGCTATCGGCGATCGAAATGCCAAGGCCGAGCATCCATCGCCCGGCCGCCAGATTGGGAATTCTCACGTGCCAGCTGTCGTCGAAGCTATGTTCGGCCTGGACCGCCTGCAGCCGCTTTCCGGCTTTCGCATCGGAAAGCGTCACCGACACGGCCTTGGCCGTCAGCGGCTTCTCTTCCATCGTCTCAAGCTGGATCGTGATGTCCACCGGCCCGGCGCGTCCCGGCGAAACCGTGACATTGGCCATCGCCTTCTCTGTGTGAATATGCGTGAAGAAATTATCGTCATCGCCCGCGGCAGCCGACGGTCCTGCCGTCAAGCACCACAGCCAACCAAGGCAGAAGATGCCTAACGCGAGCCGCGACAATAGCGGACCAAGAGACCGCCGGTGCGCCATCGCCATCGTCATCGCATCTTCATGCCGGGATGATCCGGCATATTCTTCATCTCCATGTGACCGCCTGCCCCATCGGCGCCCGCGGGCGCCGGCGCGCGCCGACGCCCTGCACATCGAGCGACAGCGTCACCTTGCCGGCTTTTTCAAATTCAAGCGTAATCGGTACCTTGTCGCCTTGTTTGAGCTGCCCCTTCAGGTCGAACATCATCAGATGATAGCCGCCCGGCGCAAGCTTGACGGTCTTGCCCGGCTCGATCGTCAGGCCGTTGTCGAGTGGACGCATCGTCATCACGCCGTCATTCACGGCCATCTCGTGGACCTCGACCTTGCCGGCGATGTCCCCTGCGCCACCGATGAGGCGATCGGGTGCGGAGCCCTTGTTTTCGATAGTGAGGTAGCCGCCGGCGACTTTCGCCCCGTTCGGTGTCGCGCGGCTCCAGGCTTGCGAGATGACGAGATCGCCGGCCTTGATTTCTTCGGCGCGCACCGACGCTGTGAAAAATACCAACAGCAGGGCCGCGCCTGCGATGGCGCTTGCGGTTGACATCAACGCTGGCCATTTGATTTGCATTTCGTGGTCCTTATCGTTTTCAGCGAGACAGTTATTGCATCGGGACGTCAGACGCAAAGGCGTGGATGGCGGGATGCAAGGTACCCAGCATCCCGACGATGGCAAAAATTATCAGCGCCAACCCGAACTCGATTATGCTGTTACGCGCCAGCTGGCGACGCGCATCGGGCTGCGGCGCGCTTGACGGCAACGCGAGCCGCGGCGTCAACCAAAATCGATTTGCCGCGGCAAACAACAGCATGACGATGAACAGCGCGATTTTCAGCATCAGGAGTTGCCCGTAGCCAGTCCCGATCAGCGCGTGCCAGGAGCCGACCAAAATCCATGTGTTGACGATGCCGGTGACAAGAATCACCGCGACCGCGGCGATGCCCATCGTCGAGAAGCGCGTCGTCGCCTGCCATGCAAATGATGCGCCCGCAGAACTCCGGTCACGCCGGCTTGCCGACAACAGCAGCACCAGCGATACGAGGCCTCCAGTCCAGATCGCTGCGGCAACGAGATGCAGCGTGTCGGCGACCAGATGCAGGATTCCCATCTCACCCGGCGTCGATCCGGCATGCCCGGTCCAGGCGATGGCCGCAATCAGGCCGAGCGAGATTGCGAGCGCGAGCCAGCGGGCCGGCGGAAACCGGTCATATCCGAGACAGCCCGCCAAAATGACCGCCAGCGCGAAGCGGATTTCGAAGACCCGTCCGAATTGCGTCTGGTTCACCACGGTCGACAGCACCTCCGAGGTCATGGCCTCCGGCAGCGCAAGACCGCTCATGGAGACGGCCTCCAGCAGCAGCCAGACCACGCCTGACACCACGGACAGCGCGAGACAAATCGAGGCCAGGCGAAGCGTCTGCGCCCGGACAATTTTGCTGGTCGGCGTTGACGGACCAAAGGCGGCATCCACCACCACGACGCGGAAAATCAGGATTCCCGTCGTCATCGCAGTGGCGGCAAAATGCAGTGCGCGAATGACAACCAGCGGACCGTCGATATCCGCACCTAACCAGTCCATCGGTTTGCCCGCGGCCTTACTTGCCGACCTGGAAGGTGAAATTGCCGTCAGTCGTATGCGTGTCCACGGAAAGCACGTGCCAGGTGACATGATACGTTCCGACGCCCCCGGAGCGTAACGATATCGACATCTGATTGCCGCTGACGCGGGTTTTGCCGGTATCGACCCGCTCGCCGGCGGCGTTGGTCACGGTGATGGTGCTGAACGCTGGCTCCAGTTTTTGGGTAAACCACAGCGTGACCTGATGTGGTGCCGCCGCGACGGTGTTGCCGACGCGCGGTTCGGCGTGATCGAGAAAAGCGTGCGCGGCGGCTTCGCCGGTCGCGAGCAACAGCAGCAGCGGGATGATGGCGGCAAGAGATGAGCGGCGCATGGTCAATTCCTTGGAAAGGGGCTTGCGGGCTGAACCGGCCCGCCGAAGATCGGCTTGCCGATGCCGCGCGGATCGATGTCATCGAGGTAGAGGTGCAATTGCGCGATCACCCCGACATTGGTGCCGCTTTGCCTGTTAATCGGGATCAGCGCCTCGACGCCGATCTGAAATGTATTTGTGACCCAGATAACCCCGGGATTGATGGTGCCGGTCGTCAGGGTCCCCGAGGTGAATGTATTCGAGACCGGCGTTTGGAGCGTCGCTTCAACAATCGGGATCATATGATTGACGAAATCGGGCAAGCCGAGATCGACCACGGCGGACTTCAAATAGGGCATGCTGTATTGGATCGTCGCACCCCAATTCAGAACTCGGGGATTGAATTGGGTGTCAACAGTCGGATTGCCGGTGTCCGGATCGATGCCAAACGTAGTGGTCGAGTTTCTGGCAGGGATCGAATAGCCGACTTGGCCGGTGATCGCGACCGGTCTGATCCAGGACAGCGTGTCCGGAAGATCGCCGAGCCCTTTGCCGAAATAGAGATTCGGCGTGTAATGATGGAACGGCTCCGCGCCAACGCTTTCGGCACCCGTCCCGCCCCACTCGATGCTCAGACCGACCGACATCACGAACTCATGTTCCGGGTTCTTGTAAACGCGGTATTTGAAGGTGGTATCGAGGTTCTGAAAACCGTTGGCTCCGGCTGCCGTTGGGTCGATCGGGCCAAGAAAGGTGTAGGTCGAGCCAAACGATATCGCGAAATCCTCGGTGATCCGTTTGGAAAACTCGCTGGATATGTCGCGCTGCCGCACTGGCGGAACGTCGCCGGTCTTGAAGCTGTCGACGGTGGGAAGCGACAGCTCGTCGTTCACGCCGGGATCGTCAATGCCGATCGTTGCTGGAAAGAAGCGATTACCTACGATTTCGTGGGCGATGCCTCCATTTAGGGGAACGAGCGCGATGGCAAGCCCTGGCAGGCCCGCGCGCCAAACACGGATAGACATGGAATTCTCCGCAAATGTTGAGTCGTGAACGCATTCGAACGGCCAAAGGCCGCCAAGATCACGTCAACTGCGGTGGGGCGCGGGCTTGCTCGTGAGACCCCGCGCGTGAACCAAAAAGGTCAGGTGTGAACGCGACCCAGACCACGCGCCCGGCCTGGCGATCCACCGAGATCGCGGCCGCAACCTGCGGCGCATCGACGGGCGCGCCGGTGGCGAGCACGCTGCAAACCGAGCAACATCCGTCATGGGCGCGATGGCCGCCCGTTTGATCGGTCTGTCCTGACGCCTGTGGCGCATTGCCATGGCAGATCACGGCAGCGGCCAACGGGTCTGAGGCGGCGATGCTGGCAGCCCAGGTCGCGCCGATCGGTGCAAAAATCTGCACGATCAGAGCCATCAGGACTATGGGAAGAAATTTCTTCAGCCGCCGGCGCATCATAAAACCCATCCGTTGTCCAACTAATCACCAAGAGAGTCCGGAGTCGAGATTGCGTTCCCGGTTATGTTGCGGGTCGCCATGAAATTCCGCCACGCGGACGGTGTTGGCCGGCACGCCCGCCGCGCCGGTGGAGCCCGCCCTATCCTCTTATCCGACCGGCGGTTTTGGCGGCCGACATGCAACCGGCAGTGGTGAGTTCCCAATCATTTCGCAATTTGCTCGAATTTTGAACATTCGTTGCTGAAAATGGTGACAAGACGAAAAAGATGGTCTACCAGTGCTGCCTCAGGCCAGCCGCAAGGCTCAGGTCTGGTGGTCCAAGTCTCGGGAGGAGCCCGGCGCGCACAAGCAGCGTCACCCCATCAATCAAGATCAAATCCGAATTTTGGGGAAAACAGGGTCGACACAATTTTTGAGCAGGGCTTCCGCCCTGCTCTTTTTTTCGAGATCATCCCGAGAGATGATGATGCCGTCAGAAAATCCGATTCCGC from Bradyrhizobium sp. Ash2021 encodes the following:
- the proS gene encoding proline--tRNA ligase; this translates as MRLSRFFLPILKENPKEAEIVSHRLMLRAGMMRQEAAGIYAWLPLGFRVLKKIEQIVREEQDRAGALELLMPTLQLADLWRESGRYDAYGPEMLRISDRHKRELLYGPTNEEMITEIFRAYVKSYKSLPLNLYHIQWKFRDEQRPRFGVMRGREFLMKDAYSFDIDEAAARRSYNRMFVAYLRTFARMGLKAIPMRAETGPIGGDLSHEFIVLAETGESGVYCDSDVLNLPIPGDDVDYDGDLTGIIKQWTSVYAATEDVHDAARFEREVPADKKVHTRGIEVGQIFYFGTKYSDAMKALVAGPDGADVPIHGGSYGVGVSRLVGAIIEACHDDAGIKWPEAVAPFKAVILNLKQGDAAVDAACEKLYGELQAKGVDVLYDDTDQRAGAKFAAADLIGIPWQILVGPKGLAEGKLEIKRRSDGSRENLSPAEVVARIAG
- the copD gene encoding copper homeostasis membrane protein CopD codes for the protein MDWLGADIDGPLVVIRALHFAATAMTTGILIFRVVVVDAAFGPSTPTSKIVRAQTLRLASICLALSVVSGVVWLLLEAVSMSGLALPEAMTSEVLSTVVNQTQFGRVFEIRFALAVILAGCLGYDRFPPARWLALAISLGLIAAIAWTGHAGSTPGEMGILHLVADTLHLVAAAIWTGGLVSLVLLLSASRRDRSSAGASFAWQATTRFSTMGIAAVAVILVTGIVNTWILVGSWHALIGTGYGQLLMLKIALFIVMLLFAAANRFWLTPRLALPSSAPQPDARRQLARNSIIEFGLALIIFAIVGMLGTLHPAIHAFASDVPMQ
- a CDS encoding copper resistance protein CopC, which encodes MRRSSLAAIIPLLLLLATGEAAAHAFLDHAEPRVGNTVAAAPHQVTLWFTQKLEPAFSTITVTNAAGERVDTGKTRVSGNQMSISLRSGGVGTYHVTWHVLSVDTHTTDGNFTFQVGK
- a CDS encoding DUF2946 family protein: MMRRRLKKFLPIVLMALIVQIFAPIGATWAASIAASDPLAAAVICHGNAPQASGQTDQTGGHRAHDGCCSVCSVLATGAPVDAPQVAAAISVDRQAGRVVWVAFTPDLFGSRAGSHEQARAPPQLT